A single Aminobacterium mobile DSM 12262 DNA region contains:
- a CDS encoding metal ABC transporter solute-binding protein, Zn/Mn family, with product MMLRWKIASMFFACFLGLIFVGPLRGDEKIHVAVSIPPQAYFVQQIAGEHAVVQVLIRPGNDPHTYEPRPSQMKLLSDGAIYFAVGLPFEEALLPRLQSLSSSLRIVKTQKDIERLVGSDHHSGHDHELVDPHIWLSPSLVKIQAAAIRDGFVALDPAHTSEYNRNYSIFCSQIDQLDQLIRGEFQGKTKNKFVVVHPSWAYFAREYDLEQIAMEIEGKEPKAADLAALIQKMKEEGLSTIFVSPQFSKKIAESLAREVGASIVVIDPLPINWAEGMLHTAQVIGESLR from the coding sequence ATGATGCTTCGATGGAAAATCGCAAGCATGTTTTTTGCGTGTTTTTTAGGTCTTATATTCGTTGGGCCTCTTCGTGGGGATGAGAAAATCCATGTAGCTGTTTCCATTCCACCACAAGCCTATTTTGTTCAGCAAATAGCTGGCGAGCATGCTGTTGTTCAGGTACTTATCCGTCCTGGAAACGATCCGCATACCTACGAGCCGCGCCCTTCTCAAATGAAGCTTTTATCTGACGGTGCTATTTATTTTGCGGTAGGTCTTCCCTTTGAAGAAGCGTTGCTTCCGCGGCTTCAGTCATTGAGCTCCTCTCTGCGAATAGTAAAAACACAAAAGGACATAGAGCGACTTGTTGGAAGTGACCATCATAGCGGTCATGATCATGAGCTTGTGGATCCGCATATTTGGTTATCTCCATCCCTCGTAAAGATTCAGGCAGCAGCGATACGAGATGGTTTTGTTGCCTTGGACCCTGCCCATACATCAGAGTATAATCGCAACTATAGCATTTTCTGTTCCCAAATAGACCAGTTAGATCAATTAATTCGAGGAGAATTTCAGGGAAAAACAAAGAATAAATTTGTTGTTGTTCATCCTTCCTGGGCTTATTTTGCTCGAGAATACGACCTGGAACAGATTGCTATGGAAATAGAAGGCAAAGAGCCGAAAGCGGCAGATCTCGCCGCTCTTATTCAGAAAATGAAAGAAGAAGGACTCTCTACTATTTTTGTTTCTCCTCAGTTCTCTAAAAAGATAGCGGAAAGTCTTGCTCGTGAGGTTGGGGCTTCTATTGTTGTTATAGACCCTCTACCTATCAATTGGGCGGAAGGAATGCTACACACAGCTCAAGTTATAGGGGAAAGTTTACGATGA
- a CDS encoding metal ABC transporter permease, producing MIDMLQFEFMKNAFGAALLASVLCGMMGTLVVVRRQVIIAGGVAHAAYGGVGLAFFLGISPRLGAIGFSLVMALIMAWVTLHKPSRSDSIIGVLWAVGMAAGVIFIDITPGYGSDLMSYLFGSILTVSRGDLWSMGSLVAISLLLGIPFHREILAFAYEPEFAKTRGVPVVLLHFVTIILISVAVVLLIRVVGLILVIALLTIPPSIAEQWAHSLFSMMGIAFVLSLLFSTIGLWLSFRFNVTAGAVIICVAAVGYVLAFLISPIARGSLRK from the coding sequence ATGATTGATATGTTACAGTTTGAATTTATGAAAAACGCTTTTGGGGCGGCTCTTCTTGCCAGCGTACTTTGCGGTATGATGGGAACTCTTGTTGTTGTTCGTCGCCAGGTTATTATTGCTGGAGGGGTTGCTCACGCTGCGTACGGCGGTGTGGGCCTTGCTTTTTTTCTAGGCATATCACCTCGCTTGGGAGCTATTGGCTTTTCTCTTGTCATGGCCCTTATAATGGCATGGGTTACCCTCCATAAGCCCTCTCGATCCGACTCGATTATCGGTGTCCTTTGGGCTGTCGGTATGGCTGCAGGGGTTATCTTTATAGATATAACACCTGGATACGGCTCTGATCTTATGAGCTATTTGTTTGGAAGCATTTTGACGGTATCACGAGGTGATTTATGGTCTATGGGTAGTCTGGTTGCCATTTCTCTTCTCTTAGGTATTCCTTTTCACCGAGAAATTCTCGCCTTCGCCTATGAGCCGGAGTTCGCAAAGACTCGAGGAGTGCCTGTGGTTCTTTTGCACTTCGTTACAATTATCCTTATTTCCGTAGCTGTTGTTCTCTTAATTCGGGTGGTTGGGCTTATCCTCGTTATAGCTCTTTTGACGATTCCCCCCTCTATAGCGGAACAGTGGGCTCATTCCCTCTTTTCTATGATGGGCATTGCTTTTGTCTTGAGCCTGCTCTTTTCTACGATAGGGTTATGGCTCTCTTTCCGTTTCAATGTAACAGCAGGCGCTGTGATTATATGCGTAGCAGCTGTCGGGTATGTCTTGGCATTTCTTATTTCCCCCATAGCCCGCGGAAGCCTCCGGAAATGA
- a CDS encoding response regulator, with the protein MTLLKKVKILLADDHQILRDGLRTLLNTQNDMEVVGEAETGRQAIEMSVAHCPDVLVMDVIMPELNGIEATCRLKKEQPGVKVLALSMHADRKFVTEMLRAGASGFLLKECAFRELAEAIRAIVAGKVYLSPSISKVVVEEYLDFLNEDKECVSSGHVLSLREREVLQQIAEGKGNRDIAKSLHVSVKTVETHKYNIMRKLGLRSVAELTKYAIKSGITSID; encoded by the coding sequence GTGACTTTATTGAAAAAAGTGAAGATTCTGTTGGCTGATGACCATCAAATTCTTCGAGATGGTTTGCGAACTCTTTTAAACACCCAAAATGATATGGAAGTTGTAGGCGAGGCGGAAACAGGACGGCAAGCTATAGAAATGTCTGTTGCTCATTGTCCGGATGTGCTCGTTATGGATGTTATTATGCCAGAATTGAATGGAATTGAAGCTACATGCCGCCTCAAAAAAGAGCAGCCGGGAGTAAAAGTCTTAGCTCTTTCTATGCATGCCGATAGAAAGTTTGTGACGGAAATGCTGAGGGCAGGAGCTTCCGGATTTCTGCTAAAAGAATGTGCTTTTCGAGAACTGGCAGAGGCAATTCGGGCCATAGTCGCAGGGAAAGTATATTTGAGTCCGAGCATTTCAAAAGTTGTTGTGGAAGAGTACCTTGATTTTTTAAACGAGGATAAAGAATGCGTATCGTCTGGTCATGTTTTAAGTCTTCGAGAAAGAGAGGTTTTGCAACAAATCGCAGAAGGCAAAGGGAATCGAGATATAGCGAAGAGTCTTCACGTAAGTGTAAAGACAGTAGAAACTCATAAATACAACATTATGCGTAAACTAGGCCTTCGATCTGTGGCAGAGCTGACAAAATATGCCATAAAGAGCGGCATTACCTCTATAGACTGA
- a CDS encoding metal ABC transporter ATP-binding protein, whose translation MSDNNYVISFKNVSFHYENGDKVLDNVSFLVPRGEFLVIIGPNGGGKTTLLKLILGLVKPTYGEIQVLGRTPGHSTGCVGYVPQDTGRSRDFPISVLDVVLMGRLGGGRKGFLFSQEDHEIAMEALARLGMADQSCAKMGELSQGQRQRVFIARALASRPQILLMDEPMASIDPEARGVLYEELASLAGSLTILVVSHDLSVIASGATAVACVCSDVYYHNAGEITEEMLAMEYGGQCPVELVAHGVPHRVLARHDHASKELSSHD comes from the coding sequence ATGAGTGACAATAATTATGTGATTTCTTTTAAGAACGTTTCTTTTCATTACGAAAATGGTGACAAGGTTTTGGATAACGTGTCTTTTCTTGTGCCACGAGGTGAGTTCCTAGTTATTATTGGCCCTAATGGCGGAGGAAAAACAACCTTGCTTAAGTTAATTCTCGGCCTTGTAAAGCCTACGTATGGAGAAATACAGGTTTTAGGGAGAACGCCTGGCCACTCCACGGGATGCGTTGGGTATGTCCCTCAAGATACCGGCCGTAGCCGAGATTTTCCTATAAGTGTTCTTGATGTAGTGTTAATGGGGCGTCTCGGGGGAGGCAGAAAGGGATTTCTTTTCTCTCAGGAAGATCATGAAATTGCTATGGAAGCTCTCGCTCGCTTAGGTATGGCAGATCAGAGTTGTGCCAAAATGGGAGAATTATCTCAAGGGCAACGCCAAAGAGTTTTTATTGCACGAGCTCTCGCTTCTCGACCCCAGATTCTTTTAATGGATGAACCAATGGCGAGCATTGACCCAGAAGCGAGAGGTGTTCTCTATGAAGAATTGGCTTCTCTGGCTGGGAGTCTCACTATTTTAGTGGTAAGTCATGACCTATCTGTTATAGCCAGTGGTGCTACGGCAGTGGCTTGTGTTTGTAGCGATGTGTATTACCACAATGCTGGTGAGATTACAGAAGAAATGTTGGCTATGGAATATGGAGGACAGTGTCCGGTAGAGCTCGTTGCTCATGGCGTTCCTCATCGTGTGCTCGCTCGCCACGACCATGCTTCAAAGGAGCTCTCTTCTCATGATTGA